One window of Thermacetogenium phaeum DSM 12270 genomic DNA carries:
- a CDS encoding tetratricopeptide repeat protein, producing the protein MKADKAEQLLIKGHEALEAGDFRAAAEAFAEALKEEDSTPPRNNLAYAVFMGGEPRRALEVIEPLLNPEGGSSQANPFTYALAARIYCSLGQEKEARRWLRKAERSFDEGLSALRHRRAGALEMRTFQEYTAIIMQAAGDLRDHRLVFDLYRRWESYHVLTENRYLAGVASFNMGRYKRAASLWGSIAHAHPLFSDMELVAFLMERDIFPPFELSYKHHSEEKLMKMVQDAAADEEARRRCVENGFFRIRTLAQIAEERDSEGSQVALYNLVYYGGEWGEKLGRKVLENSWFPLPLKMGAAHALVDRGILREDEPVPVLIDGEQRLIHFKTISVMLEPDEELDKVVQHAVELRDQGKIAEATSLLQDLLQQEKYYPPAMMTLANLLRQQDKLEEALDLMELLEETAPEDPAVLFNFAALMLQMDDPEQARAYLNRIDPDEITEEIRSKIELLEEEIEKAELRDDLLSLPERIMKFFTEDQRQEIEKKTLPADATLARGLKNMPANWLTAACKAHGLKPLRHRREREDQLVEFLTDRKNLARAVENLDAAERELLEYLLQRGGWSRLNAVTRKFGSMEGDGFYWEEKKPQSILGTLWSRALVMVGRTSVSGQRCKIATIPIELREPLGEILGNSNG; encoded by the coding sequence GTGAAAGCGGATAAGGCAGAGCAGCTTCTCATAAAAGGACACGAGGCACTGGAAGCAGGCGACTTTCGGGCCGCGGCAGAGGCCTTTGCAGAGGCCCTGAAAGAGGAAGATTCCACACCCCCGCGCAACAACCTGGCGTATGCCGTCTTCATGGGAGGAGAGCCCCGGCGCGCCCTCGAGGTCATCGAACCGCTCTTAAACCCGGAAGGCGGGAGCAGTCAGGCGAACCCCTTTACCTACGCCCTGGCCGCCAGGATCTACTGCTCCCTCGGCCAAGAGAAGGAGGCCCGCCGGTGGCTCCGGAAGGCCGAACGCTCCTTCGACGAGGGGCTTTCCGCACTGCGCCACCGCAGGGCAGGCGCTCTGGAGATGCGCACGTTCCAGGAGTACACGGCCATCATCATGCAGGCGGCCGGAGACTTAAGAGACCACCGGCTGGTGTTCGACCTCTACCGCCGCTGGGAATCCTACCACGTTCTCACCGAGAACAGGTACCTGGCAGGGGTGGCCTCCTTCAACATGGGCCGCTACAAGCGAGCCGCCTCCCTTTGGGGCTCAATCGCCCACGCACACCCGCTGTTCTCCGACATGGAACTGGTCGCCTTCCTTATGGAACGCGACATCTTTCCCCCCTTTGAGCTGAGCTACAAACACCACTCCGAGGAGAAGCTCATGAAAATGGTTCAGGATGCCGCAGCAGATGAAGAGGCGCGGCGCCGCTGCGTGGAGAACGGCTTCTTCCGAATCAGGACGCTGGCCCAGATAGCCGAAGAAAGGGATTCGGAAGGGAGCCAGGTGGCCTTATACAATCTGGTGTACTACGGTGGGGAGTGGGGCGAAAAGCTAGGGCGGAAGGTGCTGGAAAACTCCTGGTTTCCCCTCCCTCTGAAAATGGGAGCGGCGCATGCCCTGGTAGACAGGGGCATTCTGCGAGAAGATGAACCCGTTCCCGTGCTGATCGACGGCGAGCAGCGGCTGATTCACTTCAAAACCATCAGCGTAATGCTGGAGCCGGATGAGGAGCTGGACAAAGTGGTGCAGCACGCCGTCGAGCTGCGCGACCAGGGGAAGATCGCAGAGGCCACGTCCCTGCTGCAGGATTTGCTCCAGCAGGAAAAATACTATCCCCCGGCCATGATGACCCTCGCCAACCTCCTGCGCCAGCAGGATAAACTGGAGGAAGCCCTGGATCTCATGGAGCTGCTGGAGGAAACGGCGCCCGAAGACCCCGCCGTTCTCTTCAACTTTGCCGCACTCATGCTCCAGATGGATGATCCGGAGCAGGCGCGCGCCTACCTTAACAGGATCGATCCGGACGAGATCACAGAAGAAATCCGGTCGAAGATTGAACTGCTGGAGGAGGAAATCGAAAAGGCAGAGCTGAGGGACGACCTCCTCTCCCTGCCCGAACGAATAATGAAATTCTTTACGGAAGATCAGCGCCAGGAGATCGAGAAAAAGACCCTTCCCGCAGACGCCACCCTGGCCAGGGGGCTGAAGAACATGCCCGCAAATTGGCTGACGGCAGCCTGCAAGGCGCACGGCCTGAAGCCGTTGCGCCACCGCCGGGAGCGGGAAGACCAGCTCGTGGAGTTTCTCACCGACCGGAAAAACCTTGCCAGAGCCGTCGAGAATCTGGACGCCGCAGAAAGGGAGCTGCTCGAGTATCTGCTGCAGCGGGGAGGCTGGAGCAGGCTGAACGCCGTCACCAGGAAGTTCGGGAGCATGGAGGGGGACGGCTTTTACTGGGAGGAGAAGAAGCCTCAGTCGATCCTCGGCACCCTCTGGTCACGGGCACTGGTGATGGTCGGGCGCACCAGCGTTTCCGGACAGCGCTGCAAGATCGCCACCATCCCCATCGAGCTGCGGGAGCCGCTCGGGGAAATCCTGGGCAATAGCAACGGTTAG
- a CDS encoding GerMN domain-containing protein translates to MSLTNSRLFRKSLMAALAVALAAVLVLATGAWLRSEPQRMPVKSSEQNKPDISAQPQETLAKVTLYFGDGEAMYLVPEEREVAKETRPLEEVVIEELIKGPQNPDLTRTVPQEAKLLSVKVVDGVAYVNFSKEFQTKHWGGSAGELMTLYSITNSLAELPGIEKVQFLLEGETQEAILGHADTTQPIAPNWELIKE, encoded by the coding sequence ATGTCGTTAACAAACAGCCGGCTGTTCCGCAAGTCTCTAATGGCGGCTCTGGCGGTGGCCCTGGCGGCGGTCCTGGTGCTGGCTACAGGGGCCTGGCTCAGGTCGGAGCCCCAAAGGATGCCGGTAAAAAGCAGCGAGCAGAACAAACCGGACATCAGCGCCCAGCCGCAGGAGACCCTGGCGAAGGTCACCCTTTACTTCGGCGACGGGGAGGCGATGTATCTGGTCCCGGAGGAGCGGGAGGTCGCCAAAGAAACCAGGCCGCTTGAGGAGGTCGTCATCGAGGAGCTGATCAAGGGGCCGCAGAACCCGGACCTTACCCGCACCGTGCCTCAGGAGGCCAAACTCCTCTCCGTCAAAGTGGTGGACGGCGTGGCCTACGTGAACTTCTCCAAAGAGTTTCAAACCAAGCACTGGGGCGGCTCCGCCGGGGAGCTGATGACCCTCTACTCGATCACCAACTCCCTGGCCGAACTCCCGGGGATCGAGAAGGTGCAGTTCCTGCTGGAGGGTGAGACCCAGGAGGCAATCCTGGGGCACGCCGACACCACCCAACCCATCGCACCCAACTGGGAGCTGATCAAAGAGTAA
- a CDS encoding HEPN domain-containing protein translates to MIDENKRENIREEINRANHLLDAADYLNAGGFYNDAVSRLYYYLFYHFRALLLSEDLEPKTHEGISRLIGIRFVKPGILDVKSSRVFSRLMKYREEADYNPAFSFSEDEYLELREEAVEVGDAVRGYLREKGYL, encoded by the coding sequence GTGATCGATGAGAATAAGCGGGAAAACATCAGGGAGGAAATCAACAGGGCAAATCATCTTCTCGATGCGGCAGACTATTTGAACGCGGGTGGTTTTTACAACGACGCCGTTTCCCGTTTGTATTATTATCTTTTTTATCACTTTAGAGCGCTGCTTTTATCGGAAGATTTGGAGCCGAAAACCCATGAAGGCATCTCAAGGTTGATAGGGATTCGTTTTGTAAAGCCGGGAATCCTCGACGTGAAAAGCTCACGCGTTTTTTCAAGACTGATGAAATACAGAGAGGAAGCGGATTACAACCCGGCTTTTTCGTTTTCGGAGGATGAATATCTTGAATTAAGGGAAGAAGCGGTAGAGGTTGGAGATGCCGTCAGGGGCTACCTGAGGGAGAAGGGGTATCTCTGA
- a CDS encoding type II toxin-antitoxin system VapC family toxin, which produces MAFLIDTCVLIDHLTGRLPSDASTWLEQVVTSGMAATSVIVYHELLFGARTEKARAAVEELLQAWSILPVDRQVARRAAEIRRDQAAQGRTLGMADCLIAATAELKGLKVVTANVEDFPSVEVVFPGGPAGGSSR; this is translated from the coding sequence ATGGCTTTTCTGATTGACACCTGCGTCTTGATCGACCACTTAACCGGCAGGCTGCCTTCCGATGCCTCCACCTGGTTGGAGCAGGTAGTCACCTCCGGGATGGCGGCCACCAGCGTGATCGTGTACCACGAACTCTTATTCGGGGCGCGCACAGAAAAGGCGCGGGCCGCCGTGGAGGAACTGTTGCAGGCGTGGAGCATACTTCCCGTAGACCGCCAGGTTGCAAGGCGCGCTGCGGAAATCCGCCGCGATCAGGCCGCGCAAGGAAGGACCCTCGGAATGGCCGACTGCCTCATAGCGGCGACCGCCGAACTTAAGGGACTGAAGGTGGTAACGGCGAACGTTGAGGATTTTCCCTCAGTCGAAGTGGTTTTCCCCGGCGGTCCCGCAGGGGGCAGCAGCAGGTAG
- a CDS encoding YvrJ family protein: MEDIWMQIGNYGFPMLVAVYLLVRVEKKLDTLTEAITRLEQVLSLYLRSSDHGVKEPTQAAAAGPR; the protein is encoded by the coding sequence GTGGAGGACATCTGGATGCAGATCGGAAATTACGGCTTCCCCATGCTGGTGGCGGTCTACCTTCTGGTGAGGGTGGAAAAGAAGCTGGACACCCTGACGGAGGCCATTACCCGTCTGGAGCAGGTGCTGTCCCTATACCTGCGCTCGTCTGACCACGGGGTCAAAGAGCCCACCCAGGCGGCCGCTGCCGGCCCCCGCTGA
- a CDS encoding 4Fe-4S dicluster-binding protein: MAEEKKKYKFDFEIKQDLCMDCATCWYVCNYEGGSGAVYVNYNGSAYYDIDKDTCTRCGRCYRACPVNAVERLKAADAS; the protein is encoded by the coding sequence TTGGCCGAGGAGAAGAAGAAATATAAATTCGATTTTGAGATCAAGCAGGATCTCTGCATGGACTGCGCCACCTGCTGGTACGTCTGCAACTATGAGGGTGGAAGCGGCGCCGTCTACGTGAATTACAACGGGTCGGCTTATTACGATATCGATAAAGACACCTGCACCAGGTGCGGCCGCTGCTACCGGGCCTGCCCGGTCAACGCCGTGGAGCGCCTCAAAGCTGCGGACGCTTCGTAA
- a CDS encoding YlcI/YnfO family protein: MSNTRVLHMRFPTDVIASLEELLNDLNVSRNEFIVQAVREKISREMRLRGLKKTRGSLGPEDAPDWAGIPAAEWVRKVRREESRLPYGFSD; this comes from the coding sequence ATGTCGAATACACGCGTGTTACATATGAGGTTCCCAACCGACGTTATAGCGTCCCTGGAGGAACTCCTGAACGATCTCAACGTAAGCCGGAACGAGTTCATCGTTCAGGCGGTTCGGGAGAAAATCTCTCGTGAGATGCGGCTCCGGGGACTGAAGAAGACCCGCGGTTCCCTCGGGCCTGAGGACGCACCGGATTGGGCGGGAATCCCTGCTGCGGAGTGGGTGCGGAAGGTGCGCAGAGAGGAGAGCAGGTTACCGTATGGCTTTTCTGATTGA
- a CDS encoding nucleotidyltransferase domain-containing protein, with protein sequence MAARGGAVPTACRTAFRCASLMSGRHRTRWGYWNDDGAEKGVSAVEYLTAAEKAALAELREELRKMLGDRLVGLYLYGSKARGDYGAGSDVDVAVIVKGLTGNLKKAVFDKAADIELERDLCLSTLVLSEEQFELLKRRERRIGLDIEREGVSLL encoded by the coding sequence GTGGCTGCGCGTGGAGGCGCTGTCCCAACAGCCTGCCGGACGGCATTCCGGTGCGCCTCTTTAATGTCAGGCCGGCACAGGACGCGGTGGGGGTACTGGAATGATGACGGGGCCGAGAAAGGTGTGAGCGCAGTGGAGTACCTGACGGCCGCGGAAAAAGCGGCGTTGGCTGAGTTGAGAGAAGAGCTGCGGAAGATGCTGGGCGACCGGCTGGTCGGTCTTTACCTCTACGGCTCCAAGGCGAGAGGGGATTACGGGGCCGGTTCCGACGTTGACGTTGCTGTGATCGTAAAAGGACTGACCGGAAATTTAAAAAAAGCCGTCTTCGATAAGGCTGCCGACATCGAGCTTGAGCGCGATCTCTGCCTTTCAACCCTCGTTCTGTCTGAGGAGCAGTTCGAGCTTCTGAAGCGGCGGGAGAGAAGAATAGGGCTGGACATCGAAAGAGAAGGGGTGTCCCTTTTATAG
- a CDS encoding response regulator transcription factor, with translation MRLRVLIVEDERSLVKGLKYALEKEGYRVSAAYDGKEALEFLRHNRVDLIILDLMLPEIDGLEVCRRLRQRDNTPIIMLTARGDDVDKIVGLELGADDYLAKPFNTRELIARMRAVLRRTASSAQQPGPARGVLTFGGLEIDPGRRRVTVEGRPVELTAREFDLLLTLARRPGLTFTREMLLDQVWGEDYFGDSRVVDVYIRRVREKIEPDPARPRWIITKWGVGYVFADEEG, from the coding sequence ATGAGATTGCGTGTACTGATCGTCGAGGACGAAAGATCGCTGGTCAAGGGGCTTAAGTACGCCCTGGAAAAGGAGGGCTACCGGGTCTCGGCCGCCTACGACGGAAAGGAGGCCCTGGAATTCCTGCGCCACAACCGGGTCGACCTGATCATCCTCGACCTGATGTTGCCGGAGATCGACGGCCTGGAGGTCTGCCGGAGGCTGCGGCAGAGGGACAACACGCCGATCATCATGCTCACCGCCAGAGGGGACGACGTGGACAAGATAGTCGGGCTGGAGCTGGGGGCCGACGATTACCTGGCCAAACCCTTCAACACCAGGGAGCTGATCGCCAGGATGCGCGCCGTCCTGCGCCGCACAGCATCCTCCGCTCAGCAGCCCGGGCCTGCCCGAGGGGTGCTCACCTTCGGCGGGCTGGAGATCGACCCCGGGCGGCGCCGGGTAACCGTTGAAGGGAGGCCGGTCGAGCTCACCGCCAGGGAATTCGACCTCCTGCTGACGCTGGCCCGCCGCCCCGGGCTCACCTTCACCAGGGAAATGCTGCTGGACCAGGTGTGGGGGGAGGATTACTTCGGGGACAGCAGGGTGGTCGACGTCTACATCCGCAGGGTGCGGGAGAAGATCGAGCCCGATCCCGCCCGCCCGCGCTGGATCATCACCAAGTGGGGAGTAGGCTATGTTTTCGCAGACGAAGAGGGGTAA
- a CDS encoding sensor histidine kinase: MFSQTKRGKGHAGEGAHQRGRDQGTPPAGGTGAEKGERVPPAPTGRRDAPRFGIRTKLAGTYLLVIAVILVVINGVALRALEESYLHDRGVKTLANANIIALAGQETLLRHDRSTFYFVRDFGTQMEARVLVLDRKGRVAVDSFGEKWLEGQLLEHEEVTSALSGTGKTGVHRLESGERVLYAAVPIIRDESVAGAVMLVTDLKDIDEAVADTRRLLAAVSAAGGVLALLVGLMLADHFANSLNRLADAVRMIAAGHFNRRVEINSRDEIGLLARDLNEMAAKLEEADRTLRHFLADASHELKTPLSSIKVLAQSLLEAKEMDPEVCRDFLRDINGEADRMAALVDDMLHLTKLDDPDYPVTFGEERVGPLLTHIKGLLAGEAAQKGIAIHLEEEPQGISWPLNGQLFTRIFLNLLDNAVRYTQDGGRVTITAAVEGEELAVRVEDNGPGIPPEALPYIFDRFYRVDRARSRATGGTGLGLAIVRQAVRRHGGTVAVESAPGKGTAFEVRFPRTPPQRKGGFGA, translated from the coding sequence ATGTTTTCGCAGACGAAGAGGGGTAAGGGGCACGCCGGGGAGGGCGCCCATCAAAGAGGCCGTGACCAGGGGACACCGCCTGCAGGCGGCACTGGCGCCGAAAAAGGGGAGAGAGTTCCTCCGGCACCGACCGGCCGGAGGGACGCCCCCCGCTTCGGGATCCGCACCAAGCTGGCCGGCACCTATCTCCTGGTGATCGCCGTGATCCTCGTGGTGATCAACGGTGTCGCCCTGCGCGCCCTGGAGGAGAGCTATCTGCACGACCGGGGGGTGAAAACCCTGGCCAACGCCAACATCATCGCCCTCGCCGGTCAGGAGACCCTCCTGCGCCACGACCGCAGCACCTTCTACTTCGTCAGGGACTTCGGAACGCAGATGGAGGCGCGCGTCCTGGTTCTCGACCGGAAAGGGAGGGTTGCGGTGGATTCCTTCGGTGAGAAGTGGCTGGAAGGACAACTGCTGGAGCACGAGGAGGTGACCTCCGCCCTCTCCGGAACGGGCAAAACAGGCGTCCACAGGCTTGAGAGCGGCGAAAGGGTGCTCTACGCCGCCGTGCCCATCATCAGGGATGAAAGCGTGGCCGGAGCGGTGATGCTGGTGACCGACCTCAAGGACATCGATGAAGCGGTCGCCGACACCCGGAGGCTGCTGGCCGCCGTCTCCGCCGCCGGAGGGGTGCTCGCCCTCCTGGTGGGGCTGATGCTGGCCGATCACTTTGCCAACTCCCTCAACCGGCTGGCGGATGCGGTCAGGATGATCGCCGCCGGGCACTTCAACCGGCGGGTAGAGATCAACAGCCGGGACGAGATCGGCCTTCTGGCGCGGGATCTCAACGAAATGGCGGCCAAGCTGGAAGAGGCCGACAGGACGCTGAGGCACTTTCTGGCAGATGCCTCCCACGAGCTGAAAACGCCCCTTTCCTCCATCAAGGTTCTGGCGCAGTCCCTCCTGGAGGCGAAAGAAATGGACCCGGAGGTCTGCCGGGACTTTCTGCGGGACATCAACGGCGAAGCCGACCGGATGGCGGCCCTCGTCGACGACATGCTGCACCTGACCAAACTGGACGACCCCGATTACCCCGTCACCTTCGGAGAGGAAAGGGTGGGGCCGCTTCTGACCCACATCAAGGGGCTGCTGGCGGGGGAAGCGGCTCAGAAGGGGATCGCAATCCACCTGGAGGAGGAGCCCCAGGGGATCTCCTGGCCGCTCAACGGCCAGCTCTTCACCCGCATTTTCCTCAACCTGCTGGACAATGCGGTGCGCTACACCCAAGATGGCGGCCGGGTCACCATCACAGCTGCGGTGGAGGGGGAAGAGCTGGCCGTCAGAGTCGAGGACAACGGCCCCGGCATCCCCCCGGAGGCCCTGCCCTACATCTTCGACAGGTTCTACCGGGTGGACCGGGCGCGGTCGCGGGCGACGGGTGGCACCGGTCTCGGCCTGGCCATCGTCAGGCAGGCGGTGCGCCGGCACGGCGGCACCGTGGCGGTGGAGAGCGCACCGGGGAAGGGAACGGCCTTCGAGGTGCGCTTCCCCCGAACGCCGCCGCAGCGGAAAGGGGGCTTCGGGGCCTGA
- a CDS encoding ribbon-helix-helix domain-containing protein, protein MIRKQFYVDPHHDYLLKKLARATGVSEAELVRRALEAHLNACMAAGHNLKAWEAEKAFIEDRIKMQRETAHPSAEIGRSWRRDDLYDR, encoded by the coding sequence ATGATCCGAAAACAGTTCTACGTCGATCCTCATCATGATTACCTTTTGAAAAAGCTGGCCCGGGCGACGGGGGTTTCTGAAGCGGAACTGGTACGGCGTGCCCTTGAAGCCCACCTGAATGCCTGCATGGCAGCCGGGCACAACTTGAAAGCCTGGGAGGCTGAAAAGGCCTTCATCGAGGATCGCATCAAGATGCAGAGGGAAACCGCCCATCCCTCGGCGGAGATCGGTAGAAGCTGGCGGAGGGATGACCTCTATGACCGGTAA
- a CDS encoding DUF2922 domain-containing protein codes for MASRLEMVFITEGGGRFRISVADPRPDLTAEEVESAMNEVIAKNIFSSRTGDASAILSARIVTTETAELITP; via the coding sequence GTGGCCAGCAGGCTGGAAATGGTGTTCATCACCGAAGGGGGCGGGAGGTTCCGCATTTCGGTAGCCGACCCCCGCCCGGACCTGACGGCCGAGGAGGTGGAGTCCGCCATGAATGAGGTCATTGCTAAAAACATTTTCTCAAGCCGGACCGGGGACGCCAGCGCCATCCTGAGCGCCCGCATCGTGACCACGGAGACGGCGGAACTCATTACACCTTAA
- a CDS encoding DNA methyltransferase translates to MAARSGRRTALDGKTWLRYSISIWDDVKDAEERSYRHPAMFPTSLTDRLIEIFGREEDGLVLDPFLGSGSTLCSAFKKGLPSVGFEISEEYVALAGRRLQKIAGPPDRYPRIIQKSSLQLEEYLEPESVSLCITSPPYWNVLNRKRTADGKPVRNYGSHPEDLGNVADYPAFLNALQRVFAGVYKTLIPGCYCIVIVMDVRKRSDFYPLHMDLSLKLREVGFTLDDIIIWDRRREYNNLRPLGYPTVFRVNKVHEFILIFQKR, encoded by the coding sequence ATGGCTGCCAGAAGCGGAAGAAGGACGGCGCTCGACGGGAAGACCTGGCTGCGCTACTCCATCAGCATCTGGGACGACGTCAAGGACGCCGAAGAGCGCAGCTACCGGCACCCGGCCATGTTTCCCACCAGCCTCACCGACCGGCTGATCGAGATCTTCGGACGGGAAGAGGATGGTTTGGTGCTCGACCCCTTCCTGGGGAGCGGCAGCACCCTCTGCTCCGCCTTTAAAAAAGGGCTGCCCTCCGTCGGCTTCGAGATCTCGGAGGAATACGTCGCCCTCGCCGGGCGGCGGCTGCAGAAGATAGCCGGGCCTCCCGACCGCTATCCCCGCATCATCCAGAAGAGCAGCCTGCAGCTGGAGGAATACCTGGAGCCGGAGAGCGTGAGCCTCTGCATCACCTCCCCCCCTTACTGGAACGTTCTCAACCGGAAGCGCACCGCCGACGGCAAGCCCGTCCGCAACTACGGCTCCCACCCCGAGGACCTGGGGAACGTCGCGGATTACCCGGCTTTCCTGAATGCCCTGCAGCGGGTCTTCGCCGGGGTCTACAAAACCCTGATCCCCGGCTGCTACTGCATCGTCATCGTCATGGACGTCCGCAAGAGGTCGGACTTCTACCCTCTGCACATGGACCTCAGCTTAAAGCTGCGGGAGGTGGGGTTTACCCTGGACGACATCATCATCTGGGACCGCCGCCGGGAGTACAACAACCTGCGCCCCTTGGGTTACCCCACGGTCTTCCGCGTCAACAAGGTGCACGAGTTCATCCTGATCTTCCAGAAGAGGTGA
- a CDS encoding DUF1659 domain-containing protein translates to MPVNAIPLTSAMEIVVRAGTDANGNPILSTRTYRSVKTTAADEDVLAVGQALAGLQANPVDSIRRVNEVVLEPAV, encoded by the coding sequence ATGCCCGTCAACGCAATTCCGCTGACCAGCGCCATGGAGATCGTGGTGAGGGCCGGCACCGACGCCAACGGAAACCCCATCCTGTCCACCAGGACCTACCGCAGCGTCAAGACAACCGCCGCCGATGAAGACGTCCTGGCCGTCGGACAGGCCCTGGCCGGGCTGCAGGCCAACCCGGTCGACTCCATCCGCCGGGTGAACGAGGTCGTACTCGAGCCGGCCGTCTAA